The Armatimonadota bacterium genome segment TCACGGCACAATTTGGCGAATCATTGCCGATTCCAATCCTCAGCGCCATCTTTGGGCAGAATCCAGAGGTAAATACGAACCGCCTCGACGCTATCGAAACGAATTCGGCCAGTTTCTCGAACATTCTCCTTACTGCGAGCGCGACATCCGAACGCCCGAGGCCTTGGAGACCCGTACCGACACGGGCGACTTCGAAGTCCGAATCCATCGCCGCGGCAAAGTCTTTTCATACACTTACGAGCACCATCCCTTCGATGTGGTCGGTTGGGACGGCTTTGTCTACCCTTGGGCGTTCAACATCAACGACTTTGAGCCCATCACAGGCCGCGTGCACATGCCGCCGCCCATCCACCAGACCTTCCAAGGCCCCAACTTCGTCGTCTGCTCTTTCTGCCCAAGGATGCTCGATTACCACCCCAACGCCGTTCCGGTGCCTTACAACCACAGCAACGTCGATAGCGACGAGGTGCTGTACTACGTCAATCGCAAGTTTGGCAGTCGCAAGGGCATAGAGGAAGGCTCGATCACTCTCCACCCGAGCGGCTTGCCTCACGGCCCCCAGCCCGGCGCCGTCGAAGCCAGCCTGGGCAAGACCCACACCGAAGAACTGGCCGTCATGATCGACACCTTCTACCCTCTTCATGCGACCAAGTCTGCGCTGGAGATCGAAGACCCCGGCTACCCGACCAGCTGGCTGGGCGATCCGATCAAACCGCCCGACGGAGACACGGCCGACACCTGGTAAGGCAGGAACCGCCGCAGGCCGCGTCGTAACTTAGGTTCAGCAATCTAAGCGCTTCTCAGGAGAAGAAACATGAGCGAACACACTCGGCGCGAGTTCATTCAGCGCGCAGCGGTCGGGGGCGTCGCCCTTTTTGCCGTCGCCAAAGGCTGGACGCTGGCCAAATCGCCCAATCAGACCGTCAACTTTGCCTGTATCGGCGTTGGCGGAAAAGGGCGCAGCGACATGGAAGACGCCGCCAGGATCGGCAACATCGTCGCCATCTGTGATATCGACGACAACACGCTTAACGAGGCCGGCGGCATCTTTCCCAACGCCAAAAAGTACAACGACTTTCGCAAGATGCTGAACGAAATGGGCAAGGACATCGATGCCGTTACTGTCAGCACGCCCGACCATACCCACGCCGTCGCCGCGGGCATGGCCATGAACATGGGCATGCACTGTTTTTGCCAAAAACCCCTCACCCACAGCATCTGGGAGGCGCGACGATTGGGCGAAATCGCCAAGAAGAACAAACTGGCCACGCAAATGGGCAACCAAGGCACCGCTAATTCCGGACTGCGCATGAACGCCGCCCTCCTTAGAGCCGGCGCGTTAGGTCGCGTGTCCGAGGTGCACGTATGGACCAATCGGCCCGTTTGGCCTCAAGGCAACCCGCGTCCCGCCCCAAAGAACCCGCCGCCCCACGTCCATTGGGACCTGTTCCTAGGCCCCGCCAAACATCGACCTTACGGCGACGGCTACCATCCCTTCAGTTGGCGCGGTTGGTGGGACTTTGGCACCGGCGCGCTGGGCGATATGGGCTGCCATACGATGAACATGCCTTTTATGGGGCTTGATCTCAAGAATCCCACCAGCGTCGTAGCGGAAACCTCCGGCCATAACGGCGATAGCTACCCGCGATGGTCGATCGTTCATTACGAGTTTCCCGCCACGCGGCAACGACCGGCCATCAAGTTCACATGGTACGATGGCGGCAAGAAAGTCCCTGCAGAATGGCTGGACGGCGAAAGACTGGCCGACTCGGGCTGCCTGATCATCGGCGATAAAGGCAAGCTCTATTCGCCCGGCGACAACGGCGGCGAGGGTCGTCTTCTGGGCAACGCCGAGTTCAAAACGATCAACTTCGAGGAATCGCCCGGCCACATGGAAGAGCTGGGGCGCATGATCAAGGACGGCAAACCGGCTGTCTCTAACTTCCCCGACTACGCCAGCCCGCTGACCGAGGTCGTTCTCCTGGGCAACCTCGCGGTCTTCGCCGATGGCAAAAAGATCGAGTGGGATGCTCGCCGGCTGGTCGCCAAGAACGCTCCAGAGCTTCAGGAGATCGTGCGGCACACCTATCGAGAGGGTTGGGTCTTACTGTAAACTGTCTCGCTGTCAGGGGTGTTCTGCAAGGAACACCCCTGTAGCGGGTACTATAACCCCGATGCACCGGTTCGCCTTCGTCATTCATCCGATCGACGCCAAGCGCGATGTGGCCCGCAAATACCCCATCGCCAAATACCTGCCCGAATCGTGGGTCGAAAGCCTCCTCAAGCGCAAAGCGCCCATGCAGGTCTCCCAGATTACCGGCGTGCGATCCGTTACCGGTGCAGAAACCGAAGGCTGGTTCATCGGGTGCCCCCTCTCTCCCAAGATGATGATGGAACTGCCCCTCGACTTCGTGTACGAAAAGATCATAGAGTGCGGACGAATGGCGGAGAGCCTTGGCGCAGAAATCATAGGGCTGGGAGCCTTCACCTCTGTGGTCGGAGACGGCGGAATCACCGTCGCCTCTAACCTCGACATCGCCGTAACAACCGGCAATAGCTACACCGTCGCCACAGCCATCGAAGGCGCGATAGAAGGCGCAAGGCTGATGGGCACGCCCCTTAACCATGCTACAGTCGCGATCGTTGGTGCAACCGGTTCCATCGGCCGAGCCTGCGCCGAAATCCTATGTCCGAAGGCCGCTCGAACGATCTTGGTCGGACGCGACCACGGCCGGCTCGAAACCATCGCCTTGGGCCTCCGGCCCTTGGCCTCTGGCTCGATCGACGTCAGCACCGATCCCGCCGAATCTCTGCCCCAAGCCGACATCCTCATCACCGTAACCAGCGCAGTCGATGCCGTCATCTTCCCTGAGCATCTTAAACCGGGCGCGGTCGTCTGCGACGTGGCCCGGCCCCGAGATGTCTCGGTGCGCGTCGCCCAGGAGCGCAACGACGTGCTCGTTATCGAAGGCGGCGTCATCGCCGTTCCAGGAGACGTCGAGTTCAACTTTAACTTCGGATTCCCGCCCAAAACCGCCTATGCCTGTATGTCCGAAACCATGATTCTTGCCTTAGAAGGCCGAATCGAAAGCTTCACCCTGGGCAAAGAGGTTACGGCAGACCAGGCAAACGCCATATCCGCCCTGGCCGCCAAACACGGCTTCAAACTCGCAGGCTTCAGAAGTTTTGAAAAGGCCGTAACCCCCGAACAGATCGACCAAATTCGCCGCAACGCAGGACGAGCAGAAATCGTGCAAGAGGCCGCGAACGCGCCCGCCGCCACCGCCCATGGTCTGTAGCAAATGCCTCGCCAACATCCCAGACGCCTCCGCCTTCTGCCCTGAATGCGGAGCGGCCGTCAAGAACGATTCGACCGACGCCCTCTATGCGCAAGGCTCTGACGCGGCCGTCTATCCCGAAATCGCCGAAGCCAACCGGCTGCGCAACAACAAGCAGTTCGAATCGGCCGAACAAGTCTGCATCGGCATCCTTCGCAAATTCCCCAACAACGAAACGACGCACGTCCTATTAGGCGACATCTGCCTCGACCAAAAGCGATACGACCAAGCCATCCAATGGTACGAGATGGTCGTCGAACTCAACCCCGACAAGGAAGAGTACAGAAAACTCTTGGACGAAGCGCGAAAGTCTAAACTGGTCGAAGAAGCGGTCAAGGCCGAACAAGCCTTGGAAAAGTCCGCCGATCAAGCCCGGGCAGGCGCGCCGGGACGCAAAGCGTGGGCCGCAGCCCTCTTCTCTATCCTCGCGGTCGGACTCGTTGCAGCATCCTACTTGGCCGGTCGCAGTTCCGTTCAGGCTCAAAATGAACCGGTCCCGCTTCAATCCATGCCGCAGCCGAAAAACAGCCCGCCGAACGAAACCCAGATCGAGCCGCCCCCCGTTCTGAACGTGGTGGCATCGCCCATGATGACTCCCGTCGAGGCCGATGCCGCCGCCAAAATCGCGGCCGCTATGGCCGATGCGCCGCCCACCATCTGGGTGGCGCAAGAAGGAATCGCCGGCGTCTGGAGCGCCCGATACTCCGTCTCCTCCGGCATACTCAGCCAGCAGCGCGTGGCCCAGACCGCCATTGCCATCGCGCGCGGCCTGTTCCAAAACGTGCCCGGAGCCAATGCCGTTCGCCTCATGGCGCTCGCCCCATCCACCGAGCGCGGAGGAGAAGTCGCCTTTAGCGCCGTCGTTCACCGCCCGCCCCAACCCTTGCCCGACCCCCGCGAGCTCAATCTGGAAGAATGTCTGGCGCTTCTCGACCCGGCAACCCTATTCTGGGGATCCGGACTCAACTGGAGCGCCCAAGACCCGCCGATCGATCCTGCCGGGCTGCCGCTAAACAGGTAAAATCTCGCCCGCTCCATGAACCAGCGGAACGTCCGAAACTTTTGCATCATCGCCCACATCGACCACGGCAAGTCCACCCTTGCCGACCGGATCATCGAGGCCACCGGCGCCCAAACCGCAGGCGTCGACCAGATGCTGGATACCATGGACCTGGAGCGAGAGCGCGGAATCACCATCAAAATGACCGCCGTCCGTCTGAACTACGTTGCACAGAACGGCAAAACCTACCAGCTCAACCTCATCGACACGCCCGGCCATGTCGATTTTGCCTACGAAGTCTCCCGCAGCCTCGCCGCCTGCGAAGGCGCCCTCCTCGTCGTCGATGCCTCTCAAGGCGTCGAAGCGCAAACCATCGCTAA includes the following:
- a CDS encoding homogentisate 1,2-dioxygenase, which gives rise to MPFYVKMGQVPAKRHVQYRRPDGGLYAEEVMGQEGFSGNQSILYHHYPPTRVARFTKAYERSIDPIGDEMLQMRHLRTTEIPPHGDPIDGRVELLFNNDVTISLSRPTDPMNYFYKNADGDDLVFIHEGTGRLETQFGHLNYREGDYLIIPHGTIWRIIADSNPQRHLWAESRGKYEPPRRYRNEFGQFLEHSPYCERDIRTPEALETRTDTGDFEVRIHRRGKVFSYTYEHHPFDVVGWDGFVYPWAFNINDFEPITGRVHMPPPIHQTFQGPNFVVCSFCPRMLDYHPNAVPVPYNHSNVDSDEVLYYVNRKFGSRKGIEEGSITLHPSGLPHGPQPGAVEASLGKTHTEELAVMIDTFYPLHATKSALEIEDPGYPTSWLGDPIKPPDGDTADTW
- a CDS encoding Gfo/Idh/MocA family oxidoreductase, which produces MSEHTRREFIQRAAVGGVALFAVAKGWTLAKSPNQTVNFACIGVGGKGRSDMEDAARIGNIVAICDIDDNTLNEAGGIFPNAKKYNDFRKMLNEMGKDIDAVTVSTPDHTHAVAAGMAMNMGMHCFCQKPLTHSIWEARRLGEIAKKNKLATQMGNQGTANSGLRMNAALLRAGALGRVSEVHVWTNRPVWPQGNPRPAPKNPPPHVHWDLFLGPAKHRPYGDGYHPFSWRGWWDFGTGALGDMGCHTMNMPFMGLDLKNPTSVVAETSGHNGDSYPRWSIVHYEFPATRQRPAIKFTWYDGGKKVPAEWLDGERLADSGCLIIGDKGKLYSPGDNGGEGRLLGNAEFKTINFEESPGHMEELGRMIKDGKPAVSNFPDYASPLTEVVLLGNLAVFADGKKIEWDARRLVAKNAPELQEIVRHTYREGWVLL
- a CDS encoding shikimate dehydrogenase; the protein is MHRFAFVIHPIDAKRDVARKYPIAKYLPESWVESLLKRKAPMQVSQITGVRSVTGAETEGWFIGCPLSPKMMMELPLDFVYEKIIECGRMAESLGAEIIGLGAFTSVVGDGGITVASNLDIAVTTGNSYTVATAIEGAIEGARLMGTPLNHATVAIVGATGSIGRACAEILCPKAARTILVGRDHGRLETIALGLRPLASGSIDVSTDPAESLPQADILITVTSAVDAVIFPEHLKPGAVVCDVARPRDVSVRVAQERNDVLVIEGGVIAVPGDVEFNFNFGFPPKTAYACMSETMILALEGRIESFTLGKEVTADQANAISALAAKHGFKLAGFRSFEKAVTPEQIDQIRRNAGRAEIVQEAANAPAATAHGL
- a CDS encoding tetratricopeptide repeat protein, which encodes MVCSKCLANIPDASAFCPECGAAVKNDSTDALYAQGSDAAVYPEIAEANRLRNNKQFESAEQVCIGILRKFPNNETTHVLLGDICLDQKRYDQAIQWYEMVVELNPDKEEYRKLLDEARKSKLVEEAVKAEQALEKSADQARAGAPGRKAWAAALFSILAVGLVAASYLAGRSSVQAQNEPVPLQSMPQPKNSPPNETQIEPPPVLNVVASPMMTPVEADAAAKIAAAMADAPPTIWVAQEGIAGVWSARYSVSSGILSQQRVAQTAIAIARGLFQNVPGANAVRLMALAPSTERGGEVAFSAVVHRPPQPLPDPRELNLEECLALLDPATLFWGSGLNWSAQDPPIDPAGLPLNR